The Echinicola rosea genome has a segment encoding these proteins:
- a CDS encoding RagB/SusD family nutrient uptake outer membrane protein, translating to MKAIKIFSYNLLAICLGMMCSCSDMLDEELFSQMAPENFLTTQEGIKSTLDAAYAEGYLNGYSHHSVRNIEEWCTDIEWETGGGENRTAVLMINFTWDASVGWMYGDMWLKPYRAIRNANVVLENVEGADISDDLKQTYTAEARFVRALSYYYLHTWFGPVPLRQSPEDDIYLARPSEEEMRQFIESELLAVIPGLPAPGQEQAYGRATNGGARALLTKFYLNTKQWQKAADMAQEVMDMGDYSLYPDYAMLFRVENERNSEFILSYPQIPNSPGNNYINGAFPDGFASDPETGLTFQNSWRNWAAQYRLYDSFYNSFEEGDARMDLIIDSYINGQGNTVSLLDNNNTRSFKYWPDPNGLGNEHGNDVPGVRYADILLSRAEALNELNGPNQTSIDLINMVRERAELDPLELSDFTSAEELRQHLLNERAWEFYSEGKRREDQIRMGTFVSSAIDRGITNAKPIHVLFPIPQAALDANEMLVQNEGY from the coding sequence ATGAAAGCGATAAAAATATTCTCATATAACCTATTGGCCATTTGCTTGGGAATGATGTGCTCCTGTTCGGATATGCTGGACGAAGAGCTGTTTTCCCAAATGGCCCCCGAAAATTTTCTGACCACCCAAGAGGGGATAAAATCCACTTTGGACGCGGCCTATGCAGAGGGATACCTAAACGGCTACTCCCACCATAGCGTGCGGAATATTGAGGAGTGGTGCACGGACATCGAATGGGAGACCGGTGGAGGCGAAAATCGTACCGCTGTCTTGATGATTAATTTTACTTGGGATGCATCAGTAGGCTGGATGTACGGCGATATGTGGCTGAAGCCTTATCGTGCCATTCGAAATGCCAATGTGGTCTTGGAAAATGTCGAAGGTGCCGATATTAGCGATGATTTGAAGCAAACTTATACTGCTGAAGCGAGATTCGTCAGGGCCTTGAGTTACTATTACCTGCACACGTGGTTTGGGCCAGTGCCGTTGCGACAAAGTCCAGAGGATGATATTTACCTGGCGAGACCGTCTGAAGAAGAAATGCGGCAGTTTATCGAGTCTGAATTGCTTGCCGTGATCCCTGGCTTACCTGCGCCGGGACAAGAACAAGCTTATGGCCGTGCTACCAATGGCGGAGCCAGAGCGCTTTTGACCAAGTTTTACCTGAATACCAAGCAGTGGCAAAAAGCTGCTGATATGGCCCAAGAAGTGATGGATATGGGCGATTATAGCCTTTATCCTGATTATGCGATGCTTTTCAGGGTAGAAAACGAGCGAAATTCGGAGTTTATCCTTTCTTATCCACAGATTCCCAATAGTCCCGGAAACAACTATATCAATGGAGCCTTTCCAGATGGATTTGCCAGTGATCCCGAAACGGGCCTGACTTTCCAAAACTCTTGGAGAAACTGGGCGGCACAGTACAGGTTGTATGACAGCTTTTACAATTCATTTGAGGAAGGTGATGCACGAATGGACCTGATCATTGACAGCTATATCAACGGCCAAGGAAATACCGTTTCCCTTTTGGACAATAATAATACCCGGTCTTTCAAATACTGGCCTGACCCCAACGGACTCGGTAACGAGCATGGCAATGACGTGCCAGGGGTGCGTTATGCGGATATTCTTTTGAGCCGGGCAGAAGCCCTCAATGAGCTGAACGGCCCCAATCAAACGTCCATCGACCTGATCAATATGGTCAGGGAGCGGGCAGAATTGGATCCGTTGGAATTGAGTGATTTTACTTCTGCCGAAGAACTAAGGCAGCACTTGCTCAATGAGCGGGCTTGGGAGTTTTATTCCGAAGGCAAGCGTCGAGAGGATCAGATCAGGATGGGGACATTTGTTTCGTCGGCAATTGACCGTGGAATCACCAATGCCAAACCGATTCATGTCCTTTTCCCGATTCCCCAAGCGGCCTTGGATGCCAATGAGATGTTGGTGCAGAATGAGGGGTATTAA
- a CDS encoding sulfatase family protein, translating into MTFPALMSGGGFRVLSLFGYCFLLTVFIFFKSEARQQPNMIVYLSDDLGYLDVSVYGAEVVKTPVLKKLSQEGMTFDNAFVASPSCAPSRAALLTGLMPARNGAEVNHAFPKPEIPYLIDMLKDNGYSVFAFGKVAHYGGNEKAGFDFHHDEQVNLYKNISGYFDSTKVEGPVCIFVGDRRPHVWWTDRMDYDPEEVDLPPYFINTKSTREHRARYYTDVSGMDGEMGQVLDYLDKMLDGNTLTLFTSDHGAQWPFGKWNLYDAGIRTPLIVKWPGKITPGARTDAMVSWVDILPTLLDVSGSEIPKNLDGRSFSEVLKGNTDHLRDEIFTTHTGDGNFNVYPMRSIRDDRYKLIINLTPNAYHTNHSDILRKDGAGAFWDSWDEQAAQDPLAASVVQRYFVRPAVEFYDLANDPNEQHNLANEAAYQPLVAKMKKKLDHWMEAQGDEQKLYKQPYYFPGPKPNGTTIQERKNEH; encoded by the coding sequence ATGACCTTTCCAGCACTTATGTCCGGAGGCGGGTTCCGTGTTTTATCCTTGTTTGGGTATTGCTTTCTATTGACCGTTTTCATCTTTTTCAAATCAGAAGCAAGACAACAACCCAATATGATCGTTTACTTATCCGATGATCTTGGATACCTGGATGTGTCCGTGTATGGAGCAGAGGTGGTAAAGACCCCCGTTTTGAAAAAGCTTAGCCAGGAGGGAATGACTTTTGACAATGCCTTTGTCGCTTCTCCTTCCTGCGCGCCCAGTCGCGCGGCTTTATTAACAGGATTGATGCCCGCCAGAAATGGTGCTGAAGTAAACCATGCATTCCCGAAACCGGAAATTCCTTATTTGATCGACATGTTGAAGGACAACGGCTATTCGGTGTTTGCTTTTGGGAAAGTGGCCCATTATGGCGGAAACGAAAAGGCAGGTTTTGATTTTCACCATGACGAACAGGTCAATTTGTACAAAAATATCAGCGGGTATTTTGATAGTACCAAGGTAGAAGGGCCTGTGTGTATTTTTGTTGGAGACAGACGTCCCCATGTATGGTGGACAGATAGGATGGATTATGATCCCGAAGAAGTGGACTTGCCCCCTTATTTCATCAATACAAAATCTACCAGAGAACACCGGGCGAGGTATTATACCGATGTCTCCGGGATGGATGGGGAAATGGGGCAGGTCCTGGATTACTTGGACAAAATGCTGGATGGCAATACCCTGACACTTTTTACCAGTGACCATGGAGCGCAATGGCCATTTGGGAAGTGGAACCTGTATGATGCCGGAATCCGTACACCCTTGATCGTAAAATGGCCAGGTAAAATCACTCCCGGAGCCCGCACAGACGCGATGGTCAGTTGGGTGGATATTTTGCCTACGCTGCTGGATGTTTCTGGTAGTGAAATTCCCAAAAACTTGGACGGAAGGTCTTTTTCGGAAGTCCTAAAAGGAAATACGGATCATCTAAGGGATGAAATCTTCACCACTCACACTGGTGATGGCAACTTCAATGTGTACCCGATGCGCAGTATTCGAGATGATCGTTATAAACTTATCATCAACCTGACTCCAAATGCCTATCACACCAACCACTCAGATATCCTTCGCAAGGATGGAGCAGGGGCTTTTTGGGACAGTTGGGATGAACAAGCTGCCCAGGATCCCTTGGCTGCTTCGGTGGTTCAGCGGTATTTTGTCCGTCCAGCAGTGGAGTTTTACGATCTCGCCAACGACCCCAATGAGCAGCACAATCTCGCCAATGAAGCGGCATATCAGCCCTTAGTGGCAAAAATGAAAAAGAAATTGGATCACTGGATGGAAGCACAAGGCGATGAGCAAAAGCTGTACAAGCAGCCTTACTACTTTCCTGGTCCCAAACCCAATGGAACAACCATTCAAGAACGTAAAAATGAACATTAA
- a CDS encoding RagB/SusD family nutrient uptake outer membrane protein, whose translation MKAKKIFYAFLVTICMTFMSCSDMLEEEMYSQMAPENFLVTEQGIKSVLFAAYADQSIIGNRGNFILHAEDWCTDTEWETGGGANRTASLFINYTWDPSVDLFMNMWSSQYTAIRNANIVLENVDAAEIPDEMKVLLTADARFVRALCYARLYTWFGPVPLRKSTEDELELSRPSPAEIEGFVTSELEASIAGLPDPGNEESYGRATKGAARAMLCKFYLNTKKWQECVSVADELIEMGYYELYPDFEELFKVNNERNREFIFVNTAITNGPGNEHMNGAFPINFAEDPRTGLMFQNSWRNWARQDRLLDGFFESFAANDERKNLILTEYIDLNGKLVSLLGNNNTRSFKYWPDPNGLGNSHGNDIPEVRYADILLAKAEAVNELNGPSQTAVDLINTIRERAGLEQVALADFPSKESLRRHILDERAWEFYSERKRREDLKRMDLLTKNANDRGIAVAKPIHALFPIPQAAMDSNPKLIQNEGY comes from the coding sequence ATGAAGGCGAAAAAGATCTTTTATGCTTTTTTAGTTACTATTTGCATGACATTTATGTCATGTTCGGATATGCTGGAAGAGGAAATGTACTCACAAATGGCACCGGAAAATTTCCTTGTCACAGAACAAGGGATCAAGTCGGTTTTGTTTGCGGCTTATGCTGATCAATCGATAATAGGGAACAGAGGAAATTTTATTCTTCATGCGGAAGATTGGTGTACCGATACCGAGTGGGAAACAGGTGGAGGTGCTAACCGGACAGCTTCCTTGTTCATTAATTATACTTGGGATCCGTCGGTTGATCTTTTTATGAACATGTGGTCTTCGCAATACACCGCGATCCGGAATGCAAACATCGTTTTGGAGAATGTTGATGCTGCTGAAATACCGGACGAGATGAAGGTGTTGTTGACCGCTGATGCGAGGTTTGTCCGTGCGCTGTGCTACGCCCGGTTGTACACTTGGTTTGGGCCAGTTCCACTTCGGAAGAGCACAGAGGATGAACTGGAGCTTAGCAGGCCCAGTCCAGCAGAAATTGAAGGATTTGTCACCTCGGAGTTGGAGGCAAGCATTGCGGGGTTGCCTGACCCGGGCAATGAAGAAAGTTATGGTAGGGCGACCAAGGGTGCTGCCAGAGCGATGTTGTGCAAATTTTATTTAAATACTAAAAAGTGGCAAGAATGTGTTTCAGTGGCGGATGAGTTGATTGAAATGGGGTACTATGAGTTGTATCCCGATTTTGAAGAGCTGTTTAAGGTAAATAATGAACGAAACCGCGAATTTATCTTTGTCAATACAGCGATCACCAATGGTCCGGGCAATGAACATATGAACGGAGCATTTCCCATCAATTTTGCCGAAGATCCAAGAACGGGACTAATGTTTCAGAATAGCTGGCGGAACTGGGCACGCCAAGACCGTTTATTGGACGGTTTCTTTGAATCCTTCGCAGCCAATGATGAGCGTAAGAATTTGATTTTGACGGAATACATTGATTTAAATGGTAAGCTGGTTTCGCTCTTGGGAAACAATAACACCCGTTCCTTTAAATATTGGCCAGATCCCAATGGACTGGGCAATTCCCACGGAAATGATATTCCGGAGGTACGGTATGCTGATATTTTATTGGCAAAAGCTGAGGCAGTGAACGAACTCAATGGACCAAGTCAAACTGCAGTGGATTTAATAAACACCATTCGGGAAAGAGCGGGACTTGAGCAAGTTGCCTTGGCCGATTTTCCATCAAAGGAAAGTTTGAGACGGCATATTCTGGATGAGCGGGCGTGGGAGTTTTACTCCGAAAGGAAGCGGCGTGAAGACCTCAAACGTATGGATTTATTGACCAAGAATGCCAATGACAGGGGGATAGCAGTAGCAAAACCTATCCATGCCTTATTTCCAATCCCCCAAGCCGCTATGGATTCAAATCCTAAATTGATTCAAAATGAAGGTTATTAA
- a CDS encoding SusC/RagA family TonB-linked outer membrane protein, translated as MRVLYGFLIQLVFCTVLLANTSNAQRKTIEEVRVDVRLQDRTLGAVMKDLERKTDFRFTFDTNGVDTNQRVASDNFNGSVYDLLVILSRESGLSFTQINSNIHVSENENSEKVAIKEAAEITVKGKVTDEGGMALPGLTVKIESSGKGTVTDLEGNYQITAEEGDVLIFSFIGFQTQRVQIGNQTTIDVVMKEDTQALEEVVVVGYGTVKKSDLTGSVVSLRSDEQNQGVNTSVDQLLKGKAAGVNVVQNSSEPGGGISISIRGASSVNAGTGPLYVIDGLPIDNSSMTAGSGGNYPDSRTPTNPLAAINPNDIESIEILKDASATAIYGARGANGVIMVTTKKGKSGQMRINYDGYVGVQNVANRLDVLTAEEYQTVMNGIIADGGGIADQEVDMIEDGGTDWQDELFRTSAPVTNQNLSFSGGNEKTNYFAALNYFNQQGVVKSSSFERYSARLNLETKFSDRLTVGLNMNSSFSENDQVPAQSFGVNENNGALYAAYNFDPTLRIYGDDGRYRISPYISIDNPLALAFGKNAMIERYRNMAVTYANYKILPEWSVKVNLGTDVTNQRKDVYIDRSTKDGLANGGIATILQERQSNYLMEFTTTYDKTFNDHHLTAVAGVTTQKFSMANTQSHGKSFPSDATGTDNIGLGDPTQFNINSFKATNRLLSYLGRVNYTLKDKYLFTGTLRIDGSSRFGENNKFGYFPSGAFAWKVKEESFMQDLEALSTFKFRASWGQTGNQEIGNYLSISTFVPGPDAVFNDQKVSTTQPARIPNPDLKWETTEQWDIGLDFGLFRDRIFGSLDYFRKNTYDMLLFLPIPTSTGYTNRITNIGSVKNSGIEAAITSVNFDGDFTWTTTVNLATVKNEVTSLGGVGQIIGGSAGFANQIWKIQEGLPMYSFYGYQVDGVWQEGDDFDQTTDNVAPGDLKFRDINGDQTVNADDREVLGNSFPDLTYSIANTFEYKGFSLYVFFEGVHGISMLNNNLVDTYFPINFRRNKFAEPYLNRWTPENPSNEYPSFVNPTAQGQKEVNSYTVQDASYLRLNTATLNYNIPLQSNTFRNAQVYVTGTNLLTITKYDGVDPAVNPNGNANIRIDYNAYPTAMSFLLGVKLGF; from the coding sequence ATGAGAGTTTTATATGGGTTTTTGATCCAGCTGGTATTTTGTACGGTATTGCTGGCCAATACCTCAAATGCCCAGCGGAAAACCATTGAGGAGGTGCGAGTGGATGTCCGTCTGCAGGACCGGACACTGGGAGCTGTAATGAAAGACCTTGAGCGGAAGACTGATTTTAGATTTACATTTGATACGAATGGTGTGGACACCAATCAAAGAGTAGCTTCTGATAATTTTAATGGATCAGTTTATGACCTGTTGGTAATTTTGTCCCGTGAAAGTGGCCTAAGCTTCACGCAAATCAACAGTAACATTCATGTAAGTGAAAATGAAAATAGTGAAAAAGTAGCGATCAAAGAGGCTGCGGAAATTACTGTCAAAGGAAAGGTCACCGATGAAGGTGGAATGGCGCTGCCTGGGCTGACCGTGAAGATCGAAAGTTCAGGAAAGGGAACCGTAACCGATTTGGAAGGAAACTACCAAATTACCGCAGAAGAAGGTGATGTGCTGATTTTTTCCTTTATAGGCTTTCAGACCCAGCGGGTTCAGATCGGCAATCAGACGACCATTGATGTGGTCATGAAGGAAGACACGCAGGCACTCGAAGAAGTGGTCGTGGTCGGCTATGGGACGGTGAAAAAGAGTGACCTGACCGGATCAGTGGTTTCGCTACGGTCGGATGAGCAAAATCAAGGGGTCAATACTTCGGTGGACCAATTGCTGAAAGGAAAGGCCGCAGGGGTAAATGTGGTACAGAACAGTTCAGAACCCGGCGGAGGCATATCCATCAGTATTCGTGGGGCCAGTTCTGTAAATGCAGGAACCGGACCGCTATATGTAATCGACGGCTTGCCCATAGACAATAGCTCCATGACCGCAGGGAGCGGGGGCAATTACCCGGACTCACGGACACCTACCAATCCGCTGGCGGCCATTAATCCCAATGATATCGAGTCAATAGAGATTTTGAAAGATGCGTCTGCAACGGCCATTTATGGTGCCAGGGGTGCCAATGGTGTGATCATGGTCACTACCAAAAAAGGTAAATCCGGCCAAATGAGAATCAATTACGACGGCTATGTAGGCGTTCAGAATGTAGCCAACAGGCTGGATGTACTCACTGCCGAAGAATATCAAACGGTAATGAATGGCATTATTGCTGATGGGGGAGGAATCGCCGATCAGGAAGTGGACATGATAGAAGATGGAGGAACGGATTGGCAGGATGAACTCTTCCGCACCAGCGCACCGGTGACCAACCAAAACCTATCTTTTTCGGGAGGAAATGAAAAGACCAATTACTTCGCAGCACTCAATTACTTTAACCAACAAGGTGTCGTAAAGAGCTCTTCCTTTGAGCGGTACAGTGCCCGGTTGAATTTGGAAACTAAATTTTCGGACCGATTGACGGTGGGACTGAACATGAATTCTTCTTTCAGTGAAAATGACCAAGTGCCTGCCCAGTCCTTTGGGGTAAATGAAAACAATGGAGCACTTTATGCGGCGTATAATTTTGACCCTACCTTGAGGATATATGGTGATGACGGTCGGTATCGAATTTCACCATACATTTCGATCGACAACCCTTTGGCCTTGGCATTTGGCAAAAATGCCATGATCGAGCGTTACCGAAATATGGCCGTTACGTACGCAAATTATAAAATCCTACCAGAGTGGTCGGTAAAGGTGAACCTAGGAACGGACGTGACCAACCAGCGCAAGGACGTGTATATCGACCGGTCCACAAAAGATGGCTTGGCAAATGGCGGGATTGCGACTATTTTGCAGGAAAGGCAGTCCAACTACCTGATGGAGTTTACGACTACCTATGACAAAACCTTCAATGATCACCACCTGACAGCAGTGGCAGGGGTGACGACCCAAAAATTCTCCATGGCCAATACCCAAAGCCATGGTAAAAGCTTTCCCTCGGATGCTACCGGAACCGATAACATCGGCCTGGGCGATCCTACGCAATTTAATATCAACAGTTTCAAGGCAACCAACCGTTTGCTTTCCTATCTTGGAAGGGTAAACTATACCTTGAAAGACAAGTATTTGTTTACAGGAACGCTACGGATTGATGGTTCATCCAGGTTTGGCGAGAACAACAAGTTTGGCTATTTCCCCTCTGGAGCTTTTGCCTGGAAGGTGAAGGAAGAGTCCTTTATGCAGGATTTGGAGGCGTTGAGCACCTTTAAGTTCCGAGCCAGTTGGGGACAGACCGGTAATCAGGAGATTGGCAATTATTTGTCCATCAGTACTTTTGTGCCGGGACCAGATGCGGTATTCAACGACCAAAAAGTATCCACTACCCAGCCCGCCCGGATTCCTAATCCTGACCTGAAATGGGAAACCACGGAACAATGGGACATTGGATTGGATTTTGGATTATTTAGAGACCGGATCTTTGGTAGCTTGGACTATTTCAGGAAAAACACCTATGATATGCTTCTTTTCCTGCCCATTCCTACCTCTACGGGATATACCAACAGAATTACCAATATCGGCAGTGTAAAGAATTCAGGAATTGAAGCGGCCATTACCTCTGTGAATTTTGATGGGGATTTTACCTGGACGACCACGGTGAATCTGGCCACGGTAAAAAATGAGGTGACCAGTCTTGGAGGAGTTGGGCAGATCATCGGTGGAAGTGCCGGTTTTGCCAACCAGATTTGGAAAATCCAAGAGGGATTACCGATGTATTCCTTCTATGGCTACCAAGTAGATGGTGTGTGGCAAGAAGGGGATGATTTTGACCAAACGACCGATAATGTGGCGCCTGGTGACCTGAAATTCCGTGATATTAACGGTGACCAGACCGTCAATGCAGATGATAGGGAGGTACTGGGGAATTCATTCCCGGACTTGACATACTCTATCGCCAATACTTTTGAGTACAAGGGCTTCAGCTTATACGTCTTCTTCGAAGGTGTTCACGGTATCAGCATGTTAAACAACAACTTGGTGGATACCTATTTCCCAATCAATTTCAGGAGGAATAAGTTTGCCGAACCTTATCTGAACAGGTGGACGCCGGAAAACCCATCCAATGAATATCCTTCCTTTGTCAATCCTACAGCGCAAGGACAGAAAGAAGTGAATTCCTATACGGTGCAAGATGCTTCTTACCTACGGTTAAATACCGCCACGCTTAATTACAACATTCCCTTGCAGAGCAATACCTTCCGCAATGCACAGGTATATGTAACGGGAACCAATCTATTGACCATCACCAAGTACGATGGCGTGGATCCGGCTGTCAATCCGAATGGTAATGCCAATATCAGGATTGATTACAATGCTTATCCTACGGCGATGTCATTTTTGCTAGGAGTGAAACTTGGATTTTAA
- a CDS encoding sulfatase: MKVIKKMNLLGAGMLMLLMMSGLRAQTRSPNVILILVDDQGWGTTSVQMEAALASSKSDYFHTPNLENLARGSMVFSNGYAAHPNCSPSRASVLTGKSPAQLNFTDIIDRDTGPLYEGNFLIPPQHVNELSSSDFTIAEWIKKFKPEYRAAHFGKWHLGNGGPAHHGFDGGDGPTTNAEGEHNPASNPKRIYSTTEKAINWMEQQVTADKPFYLQISHYAVHLSMEASPTAEATVEDWEKGERHDHAKFAAMSWDLDKAVGQLLDKIGDLGIEKDTYVIYTSDNGTYPTTNPANINGPLHGWKASLWEGGTRVPFMVKGPGIAAGRSDTQVVGYDLFPTICDWLGIQELPHGSEGGSLVSLLNGQSSPVVRPNDYLVFHFPHYQLQKGSHPASSIYWEGYKMIKFYETGELRLYDLTNDLGEERNISYIYPDVLRKMNGMMEEYLDKVHGKVPALNAQYMEDKDPGRQFKDRKLSIMQEPYFILK; encoded by the coding sequence ATGAAGGTTATTAAGAAGATGAACTTGCTCGGTGCAGGAATGCTAATGCTGCTGATGATGAGCGGACTGCGCGCACAGACACGTTCGCCAAACGTCATCTTAATCTTGGTCGATGACCAAGGTTGGGGGACCACGTCTGTTCAGATGGAAGCAGCGCTGGCATCTTCCAAAAGTGACTACTTCCATACGCCGAATTTGGAAAACTTGGCCAGGGGCAGTATGGTGTTTTCGAATGGCTATGCTGCCCATCCCAATTGTTCGCCATCCAGGGCGAGTGTACTGACAGGAAAAAGCCCTGCTCAATTAAATTTCACGGATATTATTGACCGCGATACTGGACCATTGTATGAGGGGAATTTTCTTATTCCGCCCCAGCATGTGAATGAACTTTCCTCAAGTGATTTTACAATTGCCGAGTGGATCAAGAAATTTAAGCCAGAATACCGCGCGGCACATTTTGGAAAGTGGCACTTGGGAAATGGAGGACCTGCTCATCATGGCTTCGATGGCGGAGATGGACCTACGACCAATGCAGAAGGAGAACACAATCCAGCTTCCAACCCGAAGAGGATTTATAGCACTACAGAAAAGGCCATAAACTGGATGGAACAGCAGGTGACTGCTGATAAGCCCTTTTACCTCCAAATTTCCCATTATGCTGTACACCTTTCCATGGAGGCTTCCCCGACAGCCGAAGCGACGGTGGAAGACTGGGAAAAAGGAGAAAGGCATGACCACGCTAAATTTGCGGCCATGAGCTGGGACTTGGATAAGGCCGTTGGGCAGCTTTTGGATAAAATAGGGGACTTAGGGATCGAAAAGGATACATACGTGATCTACACCAGCGATAATGGTACGTACCCCACCACCAATCCTGCAAATATCAATGGGCCGCTACATGGATGGAAAGCATCCCTCTGGGAAGGAGGGACACGGGTTCCGTTTATGGTCAAGGGGCCGGGTATCGCAGCGGGTCGTTCAGATACGCAAGTGGTAGGTTATGACTTGTTTCCAACCATTTGTGACTGGCTGGGAATCCAAGAACTGCCTCATGGATCTGAAGGCGGGAGTTTGGTCAGTCTTCTGAACGGGCAATCATCGCCGGTGGTGAGGCCAAACGATTATTTGGTTTTCCATTTTCCTCATTACCAATTGCAAAAAGGAAGTCATCCAGCTTCGTCCATCTATTGGGAGGGGTATAAAATGATCAAGTTTTACGAAACAGGTGAACTTCGACTTTATGACCTCACAAATGACCTTGGGGAGGAAAGAAACATCTCCTACATTTATCCCGATGTGCTGCGGAAAATGAACGGAATGATGGAAGAATATTTGGATAAAGTACACGGAAAAGTGCCTGCTCTAAATGCCCAATATATGGAAGATAAAGATCCCGGAAGGCAATTTAAAGACAGGAAACTTAGCATAATGCAAGAACCTTATTTCATTCTTAAATAA
- a CDS encoding family 43 glycosylhydrolase, which yields MNIKRQVVLALFGGALALSGCSQHSKEALLEQHSEAIYLKDGWIRDPYIYLDSDGYYYLTGTTPLPNDPREETEPYNTGLDAANMELFGKPSIVGHKIRVWRSKDLLEWESLGEPFDLAEGYWAKKMPDKLNEKPASDWRLWAPELYHVDGKWIYVHTSPDPVKGGANLAVSEGEDMAGPFSFPMGDDMRNKHDPSLFKDDDGTWYLLWGNTFIAPIKPGFTGLSAEPKRIDPSDRVIGHEGATIRKIGDKYVHFGTAWSTDKMRKGSYNLYYCTADNITGPYGPRKFVGRFLGHGTPFQDKDGRWWCTAFYNGNVPPVSKEGIQNKDLGETAQTINEQGTTIVPLEVKVLEDGEIYIRALDPDYALPGPDEAQQFE from the coding sequence ATGAACATTAAGAGACAAGTTGTTTTGGCCCTGTTCGGAGGAGCACTGGCATTATCAGGCTGTAGTCAGCATTCAAAGGAAGCGCTCCTTGAGCAGCATAGTGAGGCCATATACTTAAAAGATGGGTGGATCCGTGATCCCTATATTTATTTGGACAGTGATGGCTATTACTATCTGACAGGAACTACGCCCTTGCCCAATGACCCGCGAGAGGAGACAGAGCCCTACAATACTGGTTTGGATGCAGCAAACATGGAGCTGTTTGGCAAACCAAGTATCGTGGGGCATAAGATCAGGGTGTGGAGAAGTAAAGATTTGCTGGAATGGGAGTCCCTTGGGGAGCCGTTTGATCTAGCAGAAGGTTACTGGGCCAAAAAAATGCCCGATAAACTGAACGAAAAGCCAGCAAGCGACTGGAGACTGTGGGCACCGGAGCTGTACCATGTAGATGGCAAATGGATCTATGTTCACACTTCTCCGGATCCGGTAAAAGGAGGAGCCAATCTCGCAGTGTCAGAAGGAGAAGACATGGCAGGACCATTTTCATTTCCCATGGGAGATGATATGCGGAACAAACATGACCCCAGTTTGTTTAAAGACGATGATGGTACCTGGTACCTGCTTTGGGGCAATACCTTTATAGCGCCTATCAAACCGGGTTTTACAGGGCTTTCGGCCGAACCAAAAAGGATTGATCCATCTGACCGGGTAATCGGTCATGAGGGGGCTACCATAAGGAAAATAGGCGATAAATACGTACATTTTGGTACCGCATGGTCCACCGATAAGATGCGAAAGGGCTCCTATAATCTATATTATTGTACCGCTGACAATATCACCGGTCCCTATGGACCAAGGAAATTTGTGGGGCGCTTTTTAGGGCATGGAACACCATTTCAGGACAAAGATGGGCGATGGTGGTGCACGGCTTTTTACAATGGTAATGTCCCTCCTGTAAGCAAGGAAGGTATCCAAAACAAGGATTTAGGAGAAACTGCCCAAACGATCAATGAACAAGGAACCACCATCGTACCATTAGAAGTGAAGGTATTGGAGGATGGTGAAATTTATATCCGCGCACTTGACCCTGATTATGCCCTGCCTGGCCCAGATGAGGCACAGCAGTTTGAGTAG